In a genomic window of Prochlorococcus marinus subsp. marinus str. CCMP1375:
- the psb29 gene encoding photosystem II biogenesis protein Psp29 — translation MGEQTTISDSKGLFHKEFPYVIPPVYRKVLDEYLVELNLLSNQSNFKIDTIFSYGLIISFERFTVGYEPDSHISKILESLCNSCNIDIKAIKEYSNNIKKLINEKGIKEIINILTAEIKKSVGGIALSNQSGKDKYYSRLHAIGIYELISNINEDKKEGDDKEIISECVEALGFSKDRVEKDINQYKNSMEKIKEMMELIKLTVEETKRKAKLN, via the coding sequence TTGGGTGAACAAACTACCATTTCTGATAGCAAAGGATTATTCCACAAAGAATTTCCCTATGTTATTCCGCCTGTATACAGGAAAGTACTAGATGAATATTTAGTAGAGCTAAATTTGTTAAGCAATCAATCAAATTTTAAAATCGATACGATTTTTTCATATGGACTAATCATCTCATTTGAAAGATTTACTGTAGGTTATGAGCCTGACAGTCACATAAGTAAGATTCTTGAATCACTATGTAATTCATGTAATATTGATATAAAAGCAATAAAGGAATATTCAAATAATATTAAGAAATTGATTAATGAAAAAGGTATAAAAGAAATAATAAATATATTAACAGCTGAAATTAAAAAGTCAGTTGGTGGAATAGCATTATCAAATCAATCCGGAAAAGATAAGTACTACTCAAGGCTACATGCTATTGGAATCTATGAATTAATCAGCAATATAAATGAAGACAAGAAAGAAGGAGATGATAAAGAAATAATATCTGAATGTGTTGAAGCACTTGGATTTTCAAAAGATAGAGTTGAAAAAGATATAAATCAATATAAAAACTCTATGGAAAAAATTAAGGAAATGATGGAACTTATTAAGCTAACTGTAGAAGAAACAAAAAGGAAAGCAAAACTGAATTAA
- a CDS encoding DUF2103 domain-containing protein: MGRLVHTHSTYIDGLISILKSVAKDEEIKTITPGVIARVRGNSGKLKIKITRKIKGGFKLIARKGKSAQEVYILTNYDNTELEDKINKLLT, translated from the coding sequence ATGGGTAGATTAGTCCATACTCATAGCACTTATATTGATGGCCTGATAAGCATATTAAAGTCAGTGGCTAAAGATGAAGAAATAAAGACCATAACACCAGGTGTTATAGCGAGAGTTAGGGGCAATTCTGGTAAATTGAAAATTAAAATTACAAGGAAAATAAAAGGAGGGTTCAAATTAATTGCTCGAAAGGGTAAATCAGCTCAAGAAGTATATATATTGACAAACTATGATAATACTGAATTAGAAGATAAGATTAATAAATTGCTTACATAG
- a CDS encoding thioredoxin family protein, whose product MENVFVIKFSSEDCGTCHRMSHYDKKVSNECGVEFIDVPMQDTNIYRIYRKILLTKYPNKEGMGWPTYLIVRNPSEDFSILGEIKGGMSKGDFRSQLTSIITIS is encoded by the coding sequence ATGGAGAATGTTTTTGTAATTAAGTTCAGTTCTGAGGATTGTGGAACATGTCACAGAATGAGCCATTATGATAAAAAAGTAAGTAACGAATGTGGCGTTGAATTTATAGACGTTCCAATGCAGGACACTAATATTTACAGAATTTATCGCAAGATTCTTTTAACTAAATATCCCAACAAGGAAGGGATGGGATGGCCTACTTATCTAATAGTACGTAATCCATCTGAGGACTTTAGTATTCTAGGCGAAATTAAAGGTGGTATGTCAAAAGGAGATTTCCGCTCTCAACTTACCAGTATTATAACTATTAGCTAA
- the ftsH gene encoding ATP-dependent zinc metalloprotease FtsH, with translation MNPRFRSFALWLIPMVILLLVTWQIFTSNSTNATKTPDAAIGSRNTAVSRMSYGRFIDYVDAGRVTAVDIFEGGRNAIVEAVDPDLDNRVQKIRVDLPGLTPNLISKLKEEGISFDVHPAKTAPPGIGLIGNLIFPVILIGGLIFLARRSNSMPGGPGQAMQFGKTKARFAMEAETGVQFDDVAGVEEAKEDLEEVVTFLKQPERFTSVGAKIPRGVLLVGPPGTGKTLLAKAIAGEAGVPFFSLSGSEFVEMFVGVGASRVRDLFKRAKENSPCLIFIDEIDAVGRQRGAGIGGGNDEREQTLNQLLTEMDGFEGNSGIIIIAATNRPDVLDSALLRPGRFDRQVSVDAPDIKGRLSILTVHSKNKKLEEVLSLESIARRTPGFTGADLANLLNEAAILTARRRKEAIGISEIDDAVDRIIAGMEGQPLTDGRSKRLIAYHEIGHAIVGTLLKDHDPVQKVTLIPRGQAKGLTWFSPDEDQMLVSRAQLKARIMGALGGRAAEDVVFGRGEVTTGAGGDIQQVASMARQMVTRFGMSRLGPISLENDSQEVFIGRDLMTRSDISDSISQQIDEQVRKIVKECYQATFELVKSNRQSIDKLVELLIEKETINGEELVNVLSQYTEIPEKVRTENILNK, from the coding sequence ATGAATCCAAGGTTTAGATCATTTGCTTTATGGTTAATCCCTATGGTTATTCTTCTGCTTGTTACATGGCAGATATTTACCAGCAACAGTACTAATGCCACAAAAACACCTGATGCGGCAATAGGTTCTAGAAATACTGCAGTGTCAAGGATGAGCTATGGAAGATTTATAGACTATGTAGATGCTGGAAGAGTTACTGCTGTTGATATTTTTGAAGGTGGAAGAAATGCGATAGTCGAAGCAGTAGATCCTGACTTAGATAACAGGGTTCAAAAAATAAGAGTTGACCTACCTGGATTGACACCTAATCTAATCAGCAAATTAAAAGAAGAAGGAATTAGTTTTGATGTTCATCCTGCTAAAACTGCTCCTCCTGGAATTGGTTTGATAGGAAACCTAATATTTCCAGTAATTTTAATTGGGGGACTGATATTTCTTGCAAGAAGATCAAACTCTATGCCTGGCGGACCTGGCCAAGCAATGCAATTCGGTAAGACAAAGGCAAGATTTGCAATGGAAGCCGAAACTGGAGTTCAATTTGATGATGTTGCAGGAGTAGAAGAAGCTAAAGAAGATCTAGAAGAAGTAGTTACTTTTTTAAAACAACCAGAAAGATTTACTTCAGTAGGAGCAAAGATTCCAAGAGGTGTACTTTTAGTTGGCCCTCCCGGGACAGGTAAAACTCTTTTAGCAAAAGCAATAGCTGGGGAAGCTGGCGTGCCTTTCTTTTCCTTATCTGGATCAGAATTTGTTGAAATGTTTGTTGGAGTTGGTGCAAGTAGAGTTAGAGATTTATTTAAAAGAGCAAAAGAAAATAGTCCTTGTTTAATTTTTATTGACGAAATTGATGCTGTAGGAAGACAACGAGGCGCAGGTATTGGAGGTGGTAATGATGAAAGGGAACAGACTTTAAATCAACTTCTAACAGAAATGGATGGATTTGAAGGTAATAGCGGAATCATAATCATTGCAGCAACGAATAGGCCAGACGTTTTAGATTCAGCCTTACTAAGACCAGGAAGGTTTGACCGACAAGTATCAGTAGATGCACCAGATATAAAAGGCAGGTTATCGATATTGACAGTACATTCTAAAAATAAAAAACTAGAAGAAGTACTTTCTTTAGAAAGTATCGCAAGAAGGACTCCAGGTTTTACTGGGGCTGATTTAGCTAACTTGCTAAATGAAGCTGCAATACTTACAGCAAGAAGAAGAAAAGAAGCTATTGGAATATCAGAGATAGATGATGCTGTTGATAGAATTATTGCCGGAATGGAAGGACAGCCTTTAACAGATGGAAGAAGCAAAAGATTAATTGCATATCATGAAATAGGGCATGCAATTGTGGGAACACTTTTAAAAGATCATGACCCAGTTCAAAAGGTAACTCTTATTCCAAGAGGGCAAGCCAAAGGTTTGACCTGGTTCTCACCAGATGAAGATCAAATGTTAGTAAGTAGAGCTCAGTTAAAAGCAAGAATTATGGGAGCTCTAGGAGGTAGAGCAGCTGAGGACGTTGTATTTGGTAGAGGAGAAGTTACCACTGGAGCCGGAGGGGACATACAGCAAGTTGCATCAATGGCTAGGCAAATGGTTACAAGGTTTGGAATGAGTAGGCTTGGCCCAATATCACTAGAAAATGATTCTCAAGAAGTATTTATTGGAAGGGATCTAATGACAAGATCAGATATATCAGACTCAATTTCTCAACAAATTGATGAGCAAGTAAGGAAGATAGTAAAAGAATGTTATCAAGCTACATTCGAATTAGTAAAATCTAACAGACAATCTATAGACAAATTAGTTGAATTACTAATAGAAAAAGAAACTATTAATGGTGAGGAATTAGTTAATGTACTTTCTCAATATACAGAAATACCTGAGAAAGTTAGAACTGAAAATATATTAAACAAATAG
- the ilvA gene encoding threonine ammonia-lyase, biosynthetic translates to MVDYLHKILTARVYDVARETPLEKAFNLSKRVQNDIWLKREDLQPVFSFKLRGAYNRMSNLTQKELEKGVVASSAGNHAQGVALSAQHLKCRAVIVMPITTPPVKIQAVKSLKAKVILHGDTYDEAYLEAIRLSKEEELVFIHPFDDPLVIAGQGTIGVEILRQIDQPPYAIYVAVGGGGLIAGVGAYIKNLWPEVKIIGVEPEDASAMTSSLKANKRIELSNVGLFADGVAVKQVGEETFKLAKKYVDEMITVNTDQICAAIKDFFEDTRGILEPAGALAIAGLKAHIQKNDLKDKHLVAITCGANMNFERLRFVAERALLGESKEAMMAIEIEEKAGSLKMLCKVIDNRNLTEFSYRISQTKTANIFMAVEVANKEDRISLFNKIKSHGFKIIDLSDDELSKIHLRHMIGGRFPNVIRNQKKSYKELLYRFEFPERPGALMNFLEAMNPEWSISIFNYRNHGADIGRIVIGVLVHDKDLVAWRNFLNELGYKYWEETENAAYKLFLGAQHE, encoded by the coding sequence ATGGTGGACTATTTACATAAAATTCTTACTGCTCGTGTTTACGACGTAGCAAGAGAAACCCCCTTAGAGAAGGCATTTAATCTGAGTAAAAGAGTTCAAAATGATATTTGGCTAAAAAGAGAGGACCTACAGCCAGTTTTTTCCTTCAAATTAAGAGGGGCATATAACCGTATGTCGAATTTGACACAGAAAGAACTGGAAAAAGGTGTAGTTGCATCTAGCGCTGGGAATCACGCACAAGGAGTGGCCTTAAGTGCACAACACTTAAAATGCCGAGCTGTGATAGTGATGCCTATAACAACTCCCCCAGTAAAAATACAAGCAGTTAAATCATTAAAAGCAAAAGTAATACTTCATGGAGATACATACGATGAAGCATATTTAGAAGCCATCAGGCTCAGCAAGGAAGAAGAACTGGTTTTCATTCATCCTTTTGACGATCCACTTGTTATTGCAGGTCAAGGCACAATTGGTGTTGAGATTCTAAGACAAATAGATCAACCACCTTATGCAATCTATGTTGCAGTTGGCGGGGGTGGATTAATAGCAGGAGTCGGAGCTTATATTAAAAACTTGTGGCCTGAAGTAAAGATAATTGGCGTAGAGCCAGAAGATGCATCAGCAATGACATCTTCTTTAAAAGCAAATAAGAGAATTGAACTTTCTAATGTAGGTCTATTTGCTGATGGTGTAGCAGTTAAGCAAGTTGGTGAAGAAACTTTCAAGCTGGCTAAAAAATATGTTGATGAGATGATCACAGTCAATACTGATCAAATTTGTGCTGCTATTAAAGATTTTTTTGAGGATACTAGAGGAATACTCGAGCCTGCAGGTGCCCTAGCAATTGCTGGATTAAAAGCTCATATTCAGAAAAATGATCTAAAAGATAAACATCTTGTTGCAATTACATGTGGAGCAAATATGAATTTTGAAAGGCTAAGGTTTGTAGCTGAAAGAGCTCTATTAGGTGAAAGCAAAGAGGCAATGATGGCCATAGAAATAGAAGAAAAAGCTGGTAGCTTAAAGATGTTATGTAAGGTAATTGATAATAGAAATCTAACAGAGTTTAGTTATCGTATATCACAAACCAAAACAGCTAATATTTTTATGGCTGTAGAAGTAGCAAACAAAGAAGATCGTATTTCTCTCTTTAATAAAATAAAATCACATGGATTTAAAATAATAGACCTTAGTGATGATGAATTATCAAAAATACATTTAAGGCATATGATTGGAGGAAGGTTCCCTAATGTTATAAGAAATCAAAAAAAATCTTATAAAGAGCTTTTATATAGGTTTGAGTTCCCTGAGCGCCCAGGGGCTTTAATGAATTTTCTCGAAGCGATGAATCCGGAATGGAGTATAAGCATTTTTAACTACAGAAACCATGGTGCAGATATAGGAAGAATTGTCATAGGAGTCTTAGTACATGACAAAGATTTAGTTGCATGGAGGAATTTCCTTAATGAACTTGGTTACAAATACTGGGAGGAGACAGAAAATGCAGCATATAAACTATTTTTGGGTGCACAACACGAATAA
- a CDS encoding nucleoside triphosphate pyrophosphohydrolase family protein: MDLNQYQDKSRDTARYPNVGNNVIYPTLGLAGESGEVADKVKKVLRDKEGLFDEDEKQQIKMELGDVLWYVAQLSTELGFELNDVASSNLEKLSSRSIRGKLSGSGDNR; encoded by the coding sequence ATGGACCTTAATCAGTACCAAGACAAATCAAGAGACACAGCGCGTTATCCTAACGTCGGAAACAATGTTATTTATCCAACGCTAGGCCTAGCTGGAGAATCAGGAGAAGTGGCCGACAAGGTCAAAAAGGTACTACGAGATAAAGAAGGCTTGTTTGATGAAGATGAAAAGCAACAAATCAAGATGGAATTAGGAGACGTACTTTGGTACGTAGCGCAATTGTCAACAGAATTGGGATTTGAACTTAATGATGTTGCTAGCTCTAATTTAGAAAAACTATCTAGTAGGTCTATTCGAGGTAAACTATCTGGTAGTGGGGACAATAGATAG
- the scpB gene encoding SMC-Scp complex subunit ScpB, with translation MPARIEAVLYLKGKPISVAEISEVLKEEKAIIEEALLALMAGYSQRDTALEIKENEAKYSLQLRKGLGELVQNLLPVDISGATLRTLATIALKKRILQSELVDLRGSGAYEHIKELVEMNFVERKRQREGRSFWLTLSEKFHRTFTVIPDINDTDDKKAA, from the coding sequence TTGCCAGCAAGAATTGAAGCTGTCCTTTATTTAAAAGGTAAACCTATAAGCGTTGCTGAAATTTCAGAAGTATTGAAAGAGGAGAAAGCAATTATAGAAGAAGCTTTATTAGCTCTAATGGCAGGATATTCTCAAAGAGACACAGCCTTGGAAATTAAGGAAAATGAAGCTAAATATAGCCTTCAATTAAGAAAAGGGCTTGGTGAACTTGTACAAAATCTCTTACCAGTCGATATTTCAGGAGCAACCCTTAGAACTCTTGCAACAATAGCCCTTAAAAAAAGAATTCTGCAGTCAGAATTAGTAGACCTTAGAGGCTCTGGAGCTTATGAACATATAAAAGAGTTAGTCGAAATGAACTTTGTGGAAAGGAAAAGACAACGTGAAGGTAGATCTTTCTGGCTAACTCTTTCAGAGAAATTCCATAGAACATTCACTGTAATTCCTGATATAAATGACACAGATGATAAAAAAGCTGCTTAA
- the clpP gene encoding ATP-dependent Clp endopeptidase proteolytic subunit ClpP codes for MIPIVVEETGRGERAFDIYSRLLRERIVFLGEQVTNDSANRIVAQLLFLEAEDPEKDIFLYINSPGGSVYDGFGIFDTIQHIKPDVHTVCVGLAASMGAFLLCAGAKGKRSSLQHSRIMIHQPLGGARGQATDIRIQADEILFLKQKLNTELSNRTGQPLSKIAEDTDRDFYMSPSEAISYGIIDNVLNKKPVSVL; via the coding sequence ATGATCCCTATTGTTGTTGAGGAAACTGGACGCGGCGAAAGAGCCTTTGATATTTACTCAAGACTTTTACGTGAAAGGATAGTTTTTCTTGGCGAGCAGGTCACTAATGATTCGGCAAATCGTATTGTTGCCCAATTGCTCTTTCTTGAAGCAGAAGATCCAGAAAAGGATATTTTTCTGTATATAAACTCTCCTGGTGGTTCTGTTTATGATGGTTTTGGTATTTTTGATACCATTCAACATATCAAGCCTGATGTGCATACTGTATGTGTCGGATTAGCTGCAAGTATGGGTGCTTTCCTCCTATGTGCTGGAGCAAAAGGCAAGCGCAGTAGCCTCCAGCATTCAAGGATTATGATTCATCAGCCACTTGGTGGAGCAAGAGGACAGGCAACTGATATACGCATCCAGGCAGACGAAATCCTTTTCCTCAAACAAAAACTAAATACTGAATTATCAAATAGAACAGGCCAGCCTCTCTCTAAAATTGCAGAAGATACTGATAGAGATTTTTATATGTCTCCTTCTGAAGCGATAAGCTATGGAATAATAGACAATGTACTAAATAAGAAGCCTGTTAGTGTTCTTTAA
- a CDS encoding YggT family protein has product MSTVISNIFAVLSQTLFIYSYILILRVLLTWFPNLDWSNPILSNISAITDPYLNLFRGIIPAIGGLDISPILAFIVLNLAESVLSNLRFAFLNSSLINSFT; this is encoded by the coding sequence ATGTCAACCGTAATTTCAAATATTTTTGCTGTCCTCAGTCAGACACTATTTATTTACTCGTACATATTAATTCTAAGAGTATTACTTACATGGTTTCCAAATCTAGATTGGAGCAATCCAATTCTTAGTAATATCAGTGCAATAACAGATCCCTATTTAAATCTATTCAGAGGAATAATTCCAGCAATTGGGGGACTAGACATATCACCAATACTAGCATTTATAGTTTTGAATCTTGCCGAATCAGTATTAAGTAATTTAAGATTCGCATTCCTAAATAGTAGCCTGATTAATAGCTTTACATAA
- the pyk gene encoding pyruvate kinase: MTTIDLKRRTKIVATIGPATESPEKITELIKAGATTFRLNFSHGDHEEHAKRIKTIRSVASDLGVNIGILQDLQGPKIRLGRFKEGPVNLKTGDVFALTSENKDCNQEIANVTYENLVNEVEKGKRILLDDGRVEMIVENVDKKNKSLICKVTVGGILSNNKGVNFPDVQLSINALTEKDKIDLSFGLKQGVDWVALSFVRNPADIQEIKELIRRHGYTTPIVAKIEKFEAIDQIDSILSLCDGVMVARGDLGVEMDAEEVPLLQKELIKKANSLGIPIITATQMLDSMASSPRPTRAEVSDVANAILDGTDAVMLSNETAVGDYPIEAVETMAKIARRIERDYPQRALESHLPSTIPNAISAAVSTIARQLNAAAILPLTKSGATAHNVSKFRPATPILAITSEISVARRLQLVWGVSPLLIDAQKSTSKTFGIAMEQAMDMKLLKPGDQVVETAGTLTGISGSTDLIKVGIVSKIVASGKTKPIVKEGTISGKLRVINKATDLSDLKSGEILVLAENVQYNLDTKTHISAMIFEGEYSLINTNNQIEDNNIIPAIYNVEGACTKFKNGEIVTLDLKDGNIIKGLAQDLKTYN; the protein is encoded by the coding sequence ATGACAACGATAGATCTAAAACGTAGGACAAAGATCGTTGCGACAATAGGCCCTGCAACAGAAAGTCCAGAGAAAATCACAGAGCTTATTAAAGCAGGTGCTACAACCTTTAGACTGAATTTCTCGCATGGAGATCATGAAGAACATGCAAAACGGATAAAAACCATCAGATCTGTTGCATCAGATTTAGGAGTAAACATAGGCATTCTTCAGGATTTACAAGGTCCTAAAATCAGATTAGGAAGATTTAAAGAGGGTCCAGTCAACCTAAAAACAGGAGATGTATTTGCCCTAACTTCAGAAAACAAAGACTGCAATCAGGAAATAGCTAATGTCACCTATGAAAACCTTGTCAATGAGGTGGAAAAAGGAAAAAGAATATTATTAGATGATGGAAGAGTCGAAATGATTGTAGAGAATGTAGACAAGAAAAACAAATCACTTATTTGCAAAGTCACAGTTGGTGGAATTCTTTCAAACAACAAAGGGGTTAATTTCCCTGACGTACAACTATCAATTAATGCTTTAACTGAAAAAGATAAAATAGACCTTTCATTTGGTCTAAAACAAGGAGTTGACTGGGTAGCTCTAAGTTTTGTTAGGAATCCAGCGGATATTCAAGAAATCAAGGAATTAATCAGACGGCATGGTTATACCACTCCAATAGTTGCAAAAATAGAGAAATTTGAAGCAATAGACCAAATAGATTCAATACTCAGCCTTTGTGATGGGGTGATGGTTGCAAGAGGCGATTTGGGTGTTGAAATGGATGCAGAAGAAGTACCTTTGCTGCAGAAAGAATTAATTAAAAAGGCCAATAGCCTTGGGATACCAATTATTACAGCTACCCAGATGTTGGATTCGATGGCCTCGAGTCCTAGACCAACTAGGGCAGAAGTTAGCGATGTAGCTAATGCAATACTTGATGGTACAGATGCAGTAATGCTTTCTAACGAAACAGCAGTGGGAGATTATCCAATAGAAGCTGTCGAAACCATGGCAAAAATAGCAAGAAGAATCGAGAGGGATTACCCACAAAGAGCTTTAGAAAGCCACCTTCCAAGTACAATTCCTAATGCAATTAGTGCCGCAGTAAGTACTATTGCAAGACAATTAAACGCAGCAGCAATACTTCCCCTAACTAAAAGTGGTGCAACTGCTCATAATGTGAGTAAGTTTCGTCCTGCTACCCCAATTCTTGCCATAACAAGTGAAATTAGCGTCGCAAGAAGACTTCAATTGGTATGGGGTGTATCTCCCTTGTTGATAGATGCTCAAAAAAGCACAAGCAAAACCTTTGGAATAGCAATGGAGCAGGCAATGGACATGAAATTATTAAAGCCCGGAGATCAAGTAGTAGAAACAGCAGGAACCCTAACAGGCATAAGTGGTTCAACAGATTTAATTAAAGTAGGAATTGTCAGCAAGATAGTAGCGAGCGGAAAAACAAAACCAATCGTTAAAGAAGGAACAATAAGTGGCAAACTTAGAGTTATAAATAAAGCAACCGATCTGTCAGATTTAAAATCAGGCGAAATACTAGTACTTGCAGAAAATGTACAATATAATTTGGACACTAAAACTCATATATCAGCAATGATATTTGAAGGCGAATATTCATTAATCAATACAAATAATCAAATTGAAGATAATAATATAATTCCTGCTATATATAATGTAGAAGGAGCATGTACTAAATTTAAAAATGGCGAGATTGTCACACTAGATCTTAAAGATGGAAATATAATAAAGGGTCTTGCTCAGGACCTGAAAACATATAATTAA
- a CDS encoding ABC transporter permease: MGRKVPLNEIFLMSLKTLKANKLRSSLTMLGIIIGNASVITLLGVGKGAQKLASNQLSNLGANVLFVVPGNNNTRRRGVAFPRNLTLRDAIAIEQQVPTIEKVAPQISSSEVIQYESKSFSSTVLGVTPDFLQVRSFDIAKGRFISEKDNNGAKNVAIIGHELNQDLFNNINSLGKNLRIKDQSFQVIGVMEPKGAVFGSNQDKNIYIPLTTMVNRITGKDPTYGVSLSFISIQAKDARAINAAKFQITNLLRQRHNIIKDDDFAVRSQKDALSIVSAITGGLTLMLAAIGGISLFVGGIGIMNIMLVSVSERTEEIGLRKAIGAREADIMLQFLTEALVLAVIGGILGAFIGLGSVNGIALLTSLPANIELKVIMFTVSLSGSIGLIFGVLPAKRASKLDPIVALRSL; the protein is encoded by the coding sequence ATGGGCAGAAAAGTTCCACTAAATGAAATATTTTTAATGTCTTTAAAGACATTAAAGGCTAATAAATTAAGAAGTTCATTGACAATGTTAGGCATTATCATTGGCAATGCTTCAGTAATTACATTATTGGGTGTAGGCAAAGGAGCTCAGAAACTTGCTTCTAATCAATTAAGTAATCTAGGTGCCAACGTTTTGTTTGTCGTTCCTGGCAACAATAATACAAGAAGAAGAGGAGTAGCATTTCCTAGAAATCTTACGTTAAGGGATGCTATCGCTATAGAGCAACAAGTTCCTACAATAGAAAAGGTTGCCCCCCAAATATCTTCTAGCGAAGTAATCCAATATGAATCTAAAAGTTTTAGTTCTACAGTTCTAGGTGTCACACCTGATTTCTTGCAAGTAAGAAGTTTTGATATAGCAAAAGGTAGATTTATAAGTGAAAAAGATAATAACGGTGCAAAGAATGTTGCTATAATAGGACATGAATTAAATCAAGATCTATTTAATAATATAAATTCTCTAGGTAAAAACTTAAGAATAAAAGATCAATCTTTTCAAGTAATAGGTGTAATGGAACCAAAGGGTGCAGTATTTGGAAGCAACCAAGATAAAAATATATATATTCCATTAACAACTATGGTTAATAGAATTACAGGTAAAGACCCTACATATGGAGTTAGTTTGAGTTTCATAAGTATTCAAGCAAAAGATGCAAGAGCTATAAATGCTGCTAAATTTCAAATTACTAATCTATTGAGGCAGAGACACAACATAATCAAGGATGATGATTTTGCTGTTAGGTCGCAAAAAGATGCTCTATCTATAGTCTCAGCGATTACAGGAGGTTTAACATTAATGCTGGCAGCAATAGGAGGGATCTCATTATTCGTAGGAGGTATTGGAATTATGAATATAATGTTAGTTTCAGTTAGTGAAAGGACAGAAGAGATAGGTCTTAGAAAAGCAATAGGTGCAAGAGAAGCTGACATTATGCTTCAATTCCTTACTGAGGCTCTTGTTCTTGCTGTAATTGGAGGAATCTTAGGTGCTTTTATAGGCCTAGGCTCAGTTAATGGGATAGCTTTATTAACATCTCTTCCAGCTAATATTGAACTTAAGGTAATAATGTTTACTGTTAGTTTATCTGGATCAATTGGATTAATATTTGGCGTACTTCCAGCAAAGCGGGCTTCAAAGCTAGATCCTATAGTTGCCTTACGAAGTCTTTGA
- the petN gene encoding cytochrome b6-f complex subunit PetN: MLFTFAWASLAAIFTFSIAMVVWGRNGDGTIDL, translated from the coding sequence ATGCTTTTTACGTTTGCTTGGGCTTCGTTAGCTGCTATTTTTACTTTTTCAATAGCCATGGTTGTTTGGGGGAGAAACGGTGATGGAACAATTGATCTTTGA
- a CDS encoding DUF4335 domain-containing protein, with amino-acid sequence MKLNLIFTSGIARIEIDGLPDHSLGHDNNTLGILLSWKLNLIGIASLDGKKEHLKNLINVVLTYSSYCISGIFKTVSDESKTITISRYQKQNKLTLISTKRDIEPLTIFLDDAELVDLTKCLDQVIHEKKIAIDWVYSINKPRINSEWRSKKNILNRLVHPFIGSFLIMISSVIFLSLSGIIQEEPLIEHKSNISIN; translated from the coding sequence TTGCCTGATCATTCACTTGGCCATGATAATAATACATTGGGGATATTGCTTTCATGGAAATTAAATTTGATTGGTATAGCCTCTTTAGATGGTAAAAAAGAACATCTGAAAAATCTTATAAATGTCGTTCTTACCTATTCTAGTTACTGCATTTCTGGAATATTTAAGACTGTGAGTGATGAATCAAAAACTATAACTATTTCAAGGTATCAAAAGCAAAATAAGCTAACGCTTATAAGTACAAAGAGAGATATTGAACCCTTAACTATTTTCTTAGATGATGCGGAATTGGTCGATTTAACTAAATGCCTAGATCAGGTTATACACGAGAAGAAAATAGCTATTGATTGGGTGTATTCAATTAATAAGCCTAGAATAAATAGTGAGTGGAGAAGTAAAAAAAATATTCTCAACAGGTTAGTTCATCCATTTATTGGCTCGTTCCTAATTATGATCTCATCTGTAATCTTTTTGAGTCTTTCAGGGATAATTCAAGAGGAACCTCTTATAGAGCACAAAAGTAATATTTCTATTAATTGA